The Euphorbia lathyris chromosome 3, ddEupLath1.1, whole genome shotgun sequence genome contains a region encoding:
- the LOC136224060 gene encoding NAD(P)H-quinone oxidoreductase subunit 2 A, chloroplastic-like, producing the protein MKAFHLLLFDGSFIFPECILIFGLILLLMIDSTSDQKDIPWLYFISSTSLVMSITALLFRWREEPMISFLGNFQTNNFNEIFQFLILLCSTLCIPLSVEYIECTEMAITEFLLFVLTATLGGMFLCGANDLITIFVAPECFSLCSYLLSGYTKKDVRSNKATTKYLLMGGANSSILVHAFSWLYGSSGGEIELQEIVNGRINTQMYNSPGISIALIFITVGIGFKLSPAPSHQWTPDVYEGVWFVRKIPTSLSISEMLGFFKTPWTCRREMLSPLGPRHNFDLFK; encoded by the coding sequence ATGAAAGCCTTTCATTTGCTTCTCTTCGATGGAAGTTTTATTTTCCCAGAATGTATCCTAATTTTTGGCCTAATTCTTCTTCTGATGATCGATTCAACCTCTGATCAAAAAGATATACCTTGGTTATATTTCATCTCTTCAACAAGTTTAGTAATGAGTATAACGGCCCTATTGTTCCGATGGAGAGAAGAACCTATGATTAGCTTTTTGGGAAATTTCCAAACGAACAATTTCAACGAAATCTTTCAATTTCTTATTTTACTATGTTCAACTCTATGTATTCCTCTATCCGTAGAGTACATTGAATGTACAGAAATGGCTATAACAGAGTTTCTCTTATTCGTATTAACAGCTACTCTAGGAGGAATGTTTTTATGCGGTGCTAACGATTTAATAACTATCTTTGTAGCTCCAGAATGTTTCAGTTTATGCTCCTACCTATTATCTGGATATACCAAGAAAGATGTACGGTCTAATAAGGCTACTACGAAATATTTACTCATGGGTGGGGCAAACTCTTCTATTCTGGTTCATGCTTTCTCTTGGCTATATGGTTCGTCCGGGGGAGAGATCGAGCTTCAAGAAATAGTGAATGGCCGTATCAATACACAAATGTATAACTCCCCAGGAATTTCAATTGCGCTTATATTCATCACTGTAGGAATTGGGTTCAAGCTTTCCCCAGCCCCTTCTCATCAATGGACTCCTGACGTATACGAAGGAGTGTGGTTCGTTCGAAAAATTCCTACCTCTCTATCTATCTCTGAGATGC